ACGACCGCTACCCGGGTACCAACATCCCGAAAAATTTCTCTAGTGATGTGATCATCAACAATCCGCAGACCGGCGAAAACCGCCCGACGCTGATCTACATGAACAACCCGCTGCGCTACGAGGGCTACACGTTTTTCCAAGCCAGCTTTGCCAACGAAGACACGACCTCGATCCTGCAAGTGGTGAGCAACGCGACTTGGTGGCTGCCGTATTTGGCGATCACCTTGGTCGGGCTGGGGATGACCATGCAGTTTGGCCTGAGTCTGATGACTTTCGCCAACCGCAAGTCGGCCAAGAAGGCCAAAGAAAGCAGTGACGCGACCACGCCGAGTGGCGGCGTACTCGTGCCGGGTATTTTCCTGGCGATCGGTTTGCTGATCACCGGTGCCGGATTTTTCCAGAAGCCGAAGTCGGACTTTGCAGTGCAAAGCTTTGCCGAGCTGCCGGTGCAGAGCGGTGGCCGTATCTTGCCGCTGGACTCCGTGGCGATCAACTCGCTGCGCATTATTCAGGGCCGCCAAAATGTCCGCCTGGATGACGGCCGGAAGCTGACCGCCAGCGAGTGGCTGCTTGATCTGGCTTACAAGCCGGAGCTGGCCGACGATTACCCGGTCTTCCGCATCGTCAACGCCGAGGTGCTTGCGCTCTATGGCTGGCAGCAAACGGATCGCAAATATTTCTCGTGGAATGAGCTGAGCCCGGAGTTTTCGATGCTCGCCGAAATGGCGCGCCAAGTCCCCGATGAGGAAACGCAGCGTACGCCGTTCCACAAGGCGCTGATCAAGCTGACGAACGCCTTGACCATGTATAACGCGCTGGGCCACTCGCTGGACCCCGGTGCCGATTATCAGGCGTGGGAGGAAGTCGCCGGCCCCGGCAGCGAAGCGTTGCGCCAGCGTGAGCAGGGTCAGCCGTTTGACGAAGCCGCGCTGACGCCCTTCATCGTGATGGCCGATTATTACATGCGCCTCGCGCAAACGGCGGATCTCGGCGTGACCGCGCCGCCGGCGGGCAGCGGGAGCAACGACTGGCTAAACATCGGCGAGGGAATGTTTACGACGATTCAAAGCGGCGAGCTGAGTGACGTGGTCAAGGGCTACGGCGCGTTGGGGGTTGCCTACCGCGAAGGGCAGCCCGAGGCATTTGCGCAAACGCTGGCCGAGATGAAGGCCGAGCTCGCCTTGCAATCCAGCGCCAGCCGTGTGCAGTTCGAAGAGCTGTTTAACGTCATGCAGCCGTTCTATTATACGATTATTATCTACGTGATGATTTTCTTCCTGGTTTGCGTTAGCTGGCTTAAGTGGTCGGCACCGCTTCAGCGTGCGGCGTTTTGGCTGATGGTGCTGGCACTGGTGGTGCACACTTTTGGGCTCTTTGCGCGCATGTATATTCAAGGGCGGCCACCGGTGACGAATCTCTACTCGTCGGCGATTTTCGTTGGCTGGGTGTCGATCATCCTGGGCGTGATTCTGGAGCGGATTTACCGCAACGGCGTGGGTAGCTTTGTCGCGTCGCTGATTGGCTTTGTGACGCTGATCATCGCGCATAACCTCGCGCTGACCGGCGACACGCTGGAAATGATGCGTGCCGTGCTCGATGACAACTTCTGGCTGGCAACGCACGTGGTGATCATCACAGCGGGCTACGGCGCGGTCTTCCTGGCCGGCGCGCTGGGGCTGATTTACATTGTGCGCGGACTGATGACGCCGGGGCTCGAGAAATCCACCGCCAAGACGCTCTACGGCATGAGCTACGGCATCACCTGCTTTGGGCTGCTGTTCAGTTTTGTCGGCACGATGTTGGGCGGCGTTTGGGCCGACCAGAGTTGGGGCCGTTTTTGGGGCTGGGACCCGAAGGAAAATGGCGCGTTGATCATCGTGCTTTGGGGTGCGCTGATGCTGCACGCACGCTGGGGCGGTTTGGTCAAAGAGCGCGGCTTCATGGTGCTCGCCGTGGGGGGCAATATCGTGACGGCGTGGAGCTGGTTCGGGACGAATTTGCTCGGCATCGGCCTGCACTCCTATGGGTTCCTGAGCGCGGCCTTCACTTGGCTAACGATCTTCTGGGTGAGCCAGCTGTTCTTCATCGCCATTGGCTTGATTCCGCTGAAATACTGGTCAAGCTACAGCCGATGGAAAAAACAATCCTGATCGTCCTTACGGTCATCGCCGCCCTTGGTTTGACCGCTTGCGAATCGTCATCTGCAACTACTGATAATAGCCAATCAGAAGAGGTTCTCAAAATGCAACAAAAGCGCGAACAATATCAACCACAGGCCCCGGGTAACTGAGAACACATTATCTTATGAAAAAGATTCATATTACGTTCATCATTAGCTCTTTATTGGGCGCTTTTTTATTCGCTGGCTGCGAGAGTAAGCCGCTGACCCCTCGGGAGAAGCAGATTTACGAAAATGAGAAAGCTGAACTGGGTTACGAAAATCAGCAACAGCTTGAAGAAGTCGAGTATGAGCAAGGTTACGTCCCGACTGGCGATCCGCAGATCGATCCGTAAAAATTTTGACTGGAAAAACGAGAAACCTAGGTAAAATTGCCTAGGTTTTTTGGTGAAACCACATCACTGCTTTGCTAACTAGCCACTGTTTTAAACAAAATTTGTAACAAACGACATTTTTTATAAAAAAAAACGTGCAAAGCCCTAATATTTTCCGGAACATGTCGTATATATTATTGACGACATAAGTGTTGGGTAAAACCAACCTTTCAGTCAGTAGTAGCAGTAGTAGTAGTAGTAGCAGCCAGTCCCCGTCCCTTAGCAGGGCGGGGACTATTTTTTGCCCAGTTGCTGTGTGCCTTGGATATTGCCAAAGGTCAGAAAAATTGACGACTTGCTGTGTTTATTGTGGAATAATTATTCCTATCGCTGACACTTAAGTAACATGGCACGAATTTTACTAGCTATCCTCTGCATGCTGAGCTCTACCTCGATCAGCGCGAATATTCAGCAAGCAGATACGGATCTACCATTTGATAATGTAAGTGCTTACTCCTTGGAAAATGCCTTTCCGGGTTTGAGTTTTTCTGACCCGATTACGATTACCACAGTGCCTGGAGAGAGTGATCGTGTATTTATTGGAGAGAAAGGGGGGATGTTGTGGGTGATCCCGGATTTGAATGCGCCTGTGCTCGAAAAACAGCAATTCCTCTCTTTAAAGTATATACAGAATGCTTGGGAATCTGGATTACTCGGCGTGGCGTTTCACCCGGATTTCGCTAGCAACGGCTACTTTTACGTCTATTATACGCCTCATGAGTTCATTGATGGTGTACGGATTCGCTACAACCGGCTTTCGCGTTTTCAAGTCTCTGCGGATGATCCGAATGTCGCGGATCCGACCAGCGAATTGATTCTAATTAATCAACTGGACAAAGATATTTTCCATAATGCGGGAGACGTGCATTTTGGCAGCGATGGCTACCTCTACTTCACCAATGGAGATGGAGGAGATGCCAATGACAGCTACGATGTCGCTCAGCGGCTTGATTTGGACTATTTCGCCGGCTTGTTTCGCATTGATGTTGACCGGCTGCCCGGAAACCTGGAGCCCAACAGTCACCCGAGCGTGGTGCTAAATCCTGAGACTGGGAAAGCCAATTATGCTATTCCGGCGGACAATCCCTGGGTTGGTGCCACCAGCTTTAATGGCAGTCCGGTGAATGCCGAAGAGGTGATCATGGAGTATTTCGCAATAGGTCTGCGCAATCCGTTTCGATTTTGGATCGATGACACTTCGGGGAATATATGGATTGGCGATGTCGGGCAATACGCCCAAGAAGAGGTTGATATTTCGCGGGGCGGCGAAAATTTCGGCTGGGCCTACCGGGAAGGCCTGATTGATGGGTTTAAGAGCGATCAACAGCCCGAGGGCTTCGTCGAAACACCTCCCATCCATGTTTATCCACGCAATGAGGGTCGTGCGATTATAGGTGGGCTGGTTTACCGCGAAGATTTTTATCCTGAACTAGCGGGTGCCTACGTGTTTGGGGACTACGTTTCAGGGCGTATTTGGGCGCTGCGTTACAATGGAGAATCGGTTTCCCGTGAGCTGCTTACGCAACAAACTTCGCTGACTGAATTTGATCTGCATCCACAAACAGGTGAGATCTTAGTCAGCATTCGTGATAGTGGCGAGATTATGAAATTGGTCCGCAATGATGAGTTAGCAGCCTTACCGGAGACGCTCTCGGAAACAGGTGCTTTTACCTCACTGCAGGATATGACGCCCGCTGCCGGAGTTATCCCGTATGAGCCGAATGTCAGCTTTTGGTCCGACCATGCCATCAAACAGCGTTGGTTTGCGTTGAGTGGTGAGGAGCCCTTTGACTATTCGCTCGATGAGGGCTGGACGGCACCCACTGGCGCGATTTGGGCCAAGCACTTCGAACTGGAACTGGAGCGGGGTAATCCAGACTCGCGAAAACGCATCGAAACGCGCTTTCTGGTAAAAACCGAAGCCGGCGCTTATGGTGTATCTTACCAGTGGAACGAGGCGGGAACCGAAGCCACCCTAGCGAGTGCCGATGGCGTGGATATTGCCTTGGATATCGTTGATGAGCACGGGTTTGAAAAAACGCAAACGTGGCGCATTCCCAGCCGGTCTGAGTGCATGCAGTGCCACAGTGCGGTATCCGGTTTTGCGCTGAGCTTTAATGCACGGCAGCTAAACCGCTCCGATGAGTTTGCGGGGCAGTACCAAAACGTGTTGGCTGGGCTGACTGCCATGGGGTATTTGGCTGGAGGGCCAGACAGCGAGGAGGTCAAATACATCCCAGCTTTTGCGACCAAAACAGACGAATCGCAGAGTTTGGAATTTCGAGCGAGAAGCTACTTGGCGGTCAATTGCGCACAATGCCACCAGCCCGGTGGTGCCGCGATATCGGATATTGATTTGCGCCCGCATCGCAGTTTGCGAGGGACGGGGATGATCAACGCTTTGCCCGGCAACGACGCTGGAGGCAATGGCGATCCGGACAACCGCGTTATCGTTCCGGGGGACCCCGACCACTCTGTGCTGCTGCAGCGACTTTGTGCCTGCAACGGCTTTACCCGAATGCCCCCTCTGGCGACTTTCGAAATCGATGATGAGGGCGTGGCGCTGATCCGTGATTGGATTTTATCGCTAGCCGGATATGAATCCTACCATGAGTGGATTGAGAATTATTTCAGCCTAACAGCGCCTGAATCCGCTGCAGATGTCGATGCTGATGGCGATGGCTTTTCGAATGAATTTGAGCATCTCGCTGGCACGAATCCGAACCGATTTGCGGATGCCTGGCAGCCAACATTCCAGATGGACGGTGATCAGTTGCAACTCCAGTATCAAACTGTTCGCAACTTACCGCTGTTGATTGAAGCTTCGAATGATCTCGTTGATTGGCAACTTTGGGAGCAGGGACCGCAGTCTCTGCTTTCGACCGAGGGCGGAGCCACCATGGTTCATGATCTCGAGTTGGAGAGTCCGCTTTTTTTGCGGTTTGTATTTCCTGGAATTCCAGATTCCACCGAAGACTAGTAAAGCAGGCGTTTCGCGAGAGTTTACGGCCTAGTGCTTGCCCGAAAAGGGCAGTAATTCCGCAGCGAATGGTTGCATGCGGGGCGGTGGCGGTTCAGGTTGGTGGTTGGTATGCCGCGTAATGATCAACCTTCGCTGTTTCAATCTGACGAGCCTAAAACGGGTGCGCAGGTTGGGGGGACTCCGGCGAAAGCAAAGGCGCATCAGCCGCTGGCGGTTAGGATGCGGCCGCGGAATTTATCCGAAGTTATTGGGCAGGAGCACTTGTTGGGCGAGGATTGCCTGCTGCCGCGGTTGATCAAGGCGGATTCCTTCGGCAGTCTGCTGTTTTACGGTCCCCCGGGCTGTGGTAAGACGACGATGGCCGAGGTGATTGCGGAAGAAACTGGTAGCCATTGCGTGCGTTTAAATGCCGTGCTGTCGAACGTGGCCGAGCTGCGCGACGTGCTTCGGATGGCCCGCTATCAGCCCGATCAGCGAACGATACTTTTCATCGACGAAATTCACCGTTTCAACAAGGCGCAGCAAGACCTGCTCTTGCCCGATGTCGAGGCCGGACACGTGCGCCTGATTGGGGCGACGACTCATAACCCTGGCTTTTATGTCATTCCGCCCTTGCTTTCGCGGAGCCATCTATTCCGGCTGGAACCGCTGCCCGAAGACGCGGTGGTCAAGGTGCTGCGACGGGCGCTGGAGGACGAGGAGCGCGGGCTCGGCAAAACCCATTGCACGGCACCGGACGAGGTGTTAATCGGCCTGGCGCGCCTGTGTGATGGCGATACCCGTCGCGCGCTCAATGCGCTGGAGACATTGGTGCTCAGCAAGCCGATGGGGAGCAAGGCGACCACGGAGGATTTAAAGGTCTTCGCCCGGGAACGGCAGATTCGTTACGACAACAACGAGGACGAGCACTACGACACGATTTCTGCCTACATCAAGAGCATGCGCGGGGGCGATCCCGACGCGGCGCTTTACTGGTTGGCTAAGATGCTGGCCGGCGGCGAAGATCCGCGGTTCATTGCCCGGCGGCTCGTGATTTTGGCCAGCGAGGATATTGGCATGGCGGACTCTCGTGCGCTGCCGCTGGCGGTGTCGGCGTTTCAGGCTTGTGAGTTTATCGGCATGCCTGAGTGTGAGCTGAACCTTGCTCACGTGACGGTGTTTTTGGCCTGCGCGCCCAAGAGCAACTCGACCACGATGGCGATCAGCGCGGCCAAGCAAGCGATCCGCAACGGGCCTCTGCAAGCCGTGCCAATGTGGCTCCGCGATGCCCATACGAAGCTCAATAAGCAGCTTGGGCAGGGCGAGGGGTATCGCTATAGCCACGATTACCCGGAAGCCGTTTCCGGACAGGAATACATGATCGAGCCTCAAACTTTTTACCGGCCTAAGAAGTCCGGTGCCGAGACCGCTATTGGCGAACGGCTGGCACAGTGGCGGACCATTAAGGCCGAGATCCAGCGCAGTGAGGGAGGTCAGGAGTGAAAGTGCTCTAACTGTGGGCTGTTGACCCGTGTGGGAACTTGTCGCTTGAGCATTGGTCCTTAGTGGCTTAGAAATTAGTTCATGAAATTTGCAGAAAACCTTCGATATGGTCTGGCGCTGTTGTTGCTGATGGCGACCGGAGCGCTGCATGGGCAAGTGGCAGAGGGGCAAAAGCTCGAGCCGGAGCTTGGCCTATACTTGGATATCAATGAAGAGGAGTGGGGGGCCGCCCAGCTCAACTTGCGCATCGTGAATAACAATTTCCAGGCATATTTCATGGACGCCGAAGGTCTTCTGGTACCGCCACCGGTGGATAAGCTGATCGTTCACTATTCAAATTTTGTGCGGAAATCCAACGCCAACATGACCATCACCCTTGAGCCCAGCGGCCTGATGATGACGTCTCCGCGCGTTATCTCGCCGCCATATCGCTATCAGGTGCGTCTGTTTTTAAAGAAGACCGTGAACCCTGATGCCTACTACAAGGATAGCTACGAGGAGAAGGAGTTTATCGGCATGCATATTTTAGATCAATTAGGCGGCGACAAGCTGGAGCTGACGTCGGTTACTCCGACCAGCGTGGAAGTGGAGACACCTGCCGAGGAAGAGAAAGCGGCAAACTAAGGCATGGCCGAACCGAAAGCGAATAATTGGCTGGCCTGGCTGCGATCCTGGGTGCTCATTGCGCTAGGCGTGTTGCTGGCAGCTTGGACGAGTGACGGCATTAGCTTTCGCAGCGATGGCTCCTTGGTCATGGGCGTGTTGCTGATCAGCGTGCTCAATGTCTTCTTGCGGCCGATTCTGCTGCTCTTTGCGTTGCCCTTTGTGGTGCTGACGCTCGGGCTGGGCATCTTTCTGATCAACGCCTTGCTGTTCTGGCTCGCAAGCAGCATTGTGCCCGGCTTCGAAGTGGCGGGCTTTGGCTCGGCGCTGTGGGGCGCATTTGTCGTGAGCTTCACCAACTGGCTGGCCACGGCTTTGCTCGGTGGACCGCGCAATGTGCGCGTACGCGTAAATCGCGGCCAATCCGGCGGTAAGGGTCCGGATCGCCGCGATGATGACGTGATCGACGTTTAGTCCACGTGTTTGTGGATCAGGTCCTTGGTCGTCAGAAGCTTGACGAACTTCTTCATCGCCGGAGTCAATACGCGGCCTTTGCGGTGGACGATTGCCAGGGGGCGTGTCACCTTCTTGCCGCGTAGGGAGACGGAGGCGAGCAGGCCTTGCTTGACCTCTTGCAAGACCGTGGTCGAGGGCACGAGCGCGATGCCGGCATCGATTTCCACGGCGCGCTTAACGGTCTCAATGTTGTCGAATTCCATGACGGGATCGATATCGAGCTTGTTGTCGCGGAAGAGTTGATCGGTGGCCTTGCGGGTTGGGATGTCCTGATCGAAGCCGATAAATTTGTGGTTTTCGAGCTCCTTGAGGTCGACGGATTTTTGCTTGGCCAGCGGGCTGCTTGGCGAACAAATAACCACGAGTTGGTCTTCTTGGAAGGGGATGGTTTCGAGCTGGCGCATTTTTTGCGGATAAGCAACGAGACCGAAGTCCACCGCATTGTGCAGGATGTCTTCGTAAACGAGGTTGGCGCGGCGGTATTCCACGCGGACGTTGACGTCGGGAAACTCTTGCAGAAACTCTTTCACGTAGGGGGGCAGCTCGTGCAGGCCAATCGAATAAATCGTGGAGATGTGGATGGTGCCGCTGATGACCTTCTTCATCTCCTGCAGCTCGCTCATCAGCTTTTCATAAAGATGGAGCAGCTCCTTGGACGATTCGTAAAGCTTCGCGCCTTCGCGGGTGAGATGGAATTGCTTTTGACTGCGGTCCACGATTAGCGCATTAAAATGCTTTTCCATCGCGCGCAATTGCTGGCTGACGGCCGACTGGGTAATGCCATTTAATTTAGCAGCCTTCGAAAAACTCTGACTTTCAACGAGATCAGAAAAGATTTTCAGATTTTCAATATGCATAATAAAACCTAATATCACAATTGCTAATTGGATTGCAACCTAAAAAATAGATAAACTTATCGCCTTTTCGAAGTGATTACCTACGAGCAGTTTTACGAAAATCATCAACGCGTGCTGGAGCGGGTTTTAGCCGCTTGCGCGCGTGCCGAACGGGACCCGGCGACAGTCAAAGTGCTGCCGGTGACGAAGACTCACCCCATCGATGCCGCGCTCTACGCCGGCCGGGCGGGCTACACCGCAGTCGGTGAAAACCGGGTGCAGGAGGCTGTGGACAAGATGACGACGGATGCTGGCGTGCAGTGGGAACTCATTGGCCACTTGCAGTCCAACAAGGCAAAACTAGCCGCGGAGAAATTTCACCGCGTGCAGTCCGTCGATAGCGCTAAGCTGGCGAAGAAATTAGCCACCGCTGCCAGTGAGCAGGGGCGCGTGCTGCCGATTCTGCTACAGGTGAACGCGGGGGATGATCCGGCGAAGTTCGGTCTCGGCTGTGAGGAAACTCCGGCGGTGCTGGAGCTTGTTCTTGGTCTGGAGTCGCTCCAAGTGGACGGCTTGATGACCATTGCTCCCCTGTCGGATGATCCGGATGTCGCCCGAAAATGCTTCGAGCGGTTGCGGGATTTGCGGGATCAGTTGGAGGCGCGTTTCGGCGTCAACTTGCCCGAATTATCGATGGGCATGAGTGGCGACTTAGAGGCGGCTGTAGCCTCAGGAAGCACGATGCTGCGCGTTGGCAGCGCTTTTTTTGGAGCGCGCTGAATTGTCGCGCCATAGGTCGGCCAGTGCAGTGTCCAAGAGATTTTCGGCCACGCGGCGCATTGCCTCGGCAGAGTCTGCAGGCGCAATCTTGCTAAGCTCTGGGCTGTCGCCGATGATATGGACCTTAGTCGAATGATGGGTAGATGTTTCCATGTATGACTACATGTATAATCGGAACCAATGATTCGCCTTTAAGCGAAAAGTTACGGTGCCTTGGGAAAACCGAGATTCTCGCGCAGATCACGCACGATGCTCTCCAGCCTATCGGTGCCCTGTTGGATCTGCTGGATGCTTTTTTCGGTCTGGGATTCGTCCTGGGTACGCTTGAGGATCTCGCAGTGGCCCCGGATCAGGAATATCTGACCATTGAGGTCATGCACTAGCGAGCGGAAGGAGTTTTCCTCATTATCCGACAGATTCATGGGGGTTACGATGGGTGTTATTGCGCGTTGTGCAACTCAAACCGCTTCCACACCCATGCTGTCCAGCAGGCTGCTGATGTAGGGGATCAACTGCTTCTTTCGCGATACAATGCTCGGCAGGTCGAAAATCGTGCGATGATGTTCGATATGCGTGAAGTTGATGCTCGCGATGATTTCGCTGTCGCCCGCAGTGACGAGCAGGGAATTTTGCTGATTGATGTCGGTGACGAGCAGGCAGGAGAAATCCAAGCCCTGGCTTTCGAGGTAGCTCTCCAGGGCAGCCTGAATGGCATCATGGTGCTTCCAGAAATTTTCGTAGCCGAGCTCCTCAATCTGTGAAACCGAGTATTTAATGCCGCCCTGCTCATACTGCTTGCAGTCGGTCTCAATGACGCGATCAGGCGAGGAAGTCAGGATAATTGAGCCAGAGTTGAAGACAATGTCGCACATTTCCTCCACGCTGACACCGGAAATTTCAGACAGCCAAGGCAGCAGTTCGGCATCTTTGGGCGTGGAAGTGGGGCTCTGCAAATTGAGCGTGTCGGAGACCAGGCCAGCCATCATAACGCCCGCGATCTCTGGCGAGGGGGTGATGTTTGCGGCTCGGAACATGCTCGCAATGATGCTGCTGGTCGAGCCGATGATTTCGTTGCGAAAGTAGATTGGCTGTGCAGTAGCTGGGTTAGCAAGGCGGTGGTGGTCAATGACTTCGACAATGTTGACATCGCCCGCGCCATTGACGGCCTGGCCTAGCTCGTTGTGATCAACCAGCACCAGGCGTGTTGGCACCGGCTTGAGCAAGTCAGTCTTGGAAAAGAGGCCGATGAGCTTCTTTTTCTCGTCAACAACGCAGAAAATAGGGGCACTCAAGGTGGCAATTTTGCGCTTCACCGTGAGGACTTTTTCATCGGCGGAAAAGGTGGGCACTTCGCGATCGATCATCGGTGCCACCAGGGTGGCGGTTCGAATGATCCACGAGGTGGTGGCAGAGTCAGCCTCGCTGACGATCAGGGAGACGCCGCGATCCGTGGCAAACTCCACGACTTCCTTGTCCACTTCGAGGCCGCCGGTGATCACGACGAGCCGCGCGCCGCTCTGGATGGCCTTCTGTTGGATATCATAACGGTCGCCTACGACGACGATGCTTTCCTTGAAGGAGACGCCTTCGCTCTCGGTAAACACGCCGAAGGAGCGGATGTCCATCGCGCCGACGCGCACGTAGAGATCTTCGACTTGCTCGGGGTCAACGACGTTGAGCACCTCGGCCTTGAGCGCGCAGATGATGTTTCCGATCGAGGTGTATACGTGGCGCATTTTGCGCGGCTCTTTGGGCTTGGGGATGAAAAATTCGCCCAGTGAAAAGATGGAAACCTGCCCGGCGAGCATGCCCGCTTCATCAATAACCGGCAGTGAGCGAATGTCGTGTTCGTCGATGATCTCGAGGGCTTCGGCACAGGTGGCCTTGTCATCGATGCGGAAAATTTTGCGGCGCATGATGTCATGCACGCGGGGGGTCACATCGCCAATAAAGAGAGGAAGCGGTTGGTTGAAGCGCTTGAGGATGGCATCGATCCGGGCGTTGGAATTGCCACAGCGGGCCGCAACATAGCCTTTTTCGCCAGTGGCTTCCTTGTACGAGGCGTAGGCAATCGCCGAGCAAATCGCGTCGGCGTCCGGATTTTTGTGACCAATGATGTATGTGGGGATCATGTAAAGCGTTCGGGTAATGTTAACTTAGCAAATTACCAACCTATTTGTCGAATGCGAGACTGAAAGGCAGAAATGGAAGAAAATGAATGAAAACGCGCGAATTCTACCAAACGCGTCATGGCTGAAATCTACTGACGTAGGGCATGAAAAAAGCCGGAGCGTGGTGCTCCGGCTTGAGAAAAATAGGATCTTTCGATTCTCGGCTTAGCTACCTCCTCCGCCGGGAGCAGGGTATGGCTTGGAGTTCGAGGTGGTCTTGATCGCCTGGCTGATGTCGCTGGTGGGGGTGCCGGGAGTCTCGGAGGCCGAGCCGGAAACCAGTTGGTTTTCCGTGTCGGAGATGTTCGTGTAGAAGGTCACGTGGCCGTCCATGAATGCGATGTGACCACCTTCACCGGTCCAGGGGGAGGTGTTGCTCCACTTACCGCTGCTGTCCAGACCCTTGGTCCAGATCAACGGGGTGGTGGAGGTCGGTGCATTCGGGCTCAGTGCGACTGCTACGGAGTAGCTCGGGTCGTTATCACCAATGCTGCCCCAAGTTTCGTTACGGGTGAAGCCGCCGGTGTCGGTGCGCACACCGATGAAGCCAGGAACTGTATCCATCGCGGCAACGTCTTCGTCTGAAGCGAGGAACCACAGGGAAGCGTCACTCAGGTCGACATTGTAGGCCAGAACTTCGGCGAATGCCTTGGGGCTGTTCGCTGCATTCTTGGTGGTTGGTGGTGAGAATGTGCCATCGGCAATGGACTTGGTGCGACCGCCGCTGGTTGCGAAATTGTTAAAGCCAAGCGCGATCTGGCGCATGTTGCTGGAGGACTTGGCTTGGTCGGCCTTGGTGCGAACGCTGCCCACTGCGGGGATCAGAATTGCGGCCAGAATGCCGATAATAGCGATAACCGTGAGGAGTTCAACAAGGGTGAAGCCTTTACGGCTGATTTCTTTACGAGATAGTGTCATGTTCCGGGTGTCGGGTTAGGATTGAGACGCAAATGATTAAACCTGCGCCTATTATATATTTCAGGTTATGATATGAATATCACTTTCTGGCTGCTGAAAAGCAAATTTTCTCGCCAAAGTGCGATATTTTCAAGGGTTTAGCTCTTTTCTTGATCTAATAGGGGAGGGGAAATTTTTCGGAAAGTTCCAATGCGATTGCTTTGGCTTGAGCGATTTTTTCTTCGCTTTCCGGGTCGCTGAGGACCAGGTCTATCG
This is a stretch of genomic DNA from Cerasicoccus sp. TK19100. It encodes these proteins:
- a CDS encoding LysR family transcriptional regulator, with the protein product MHIENLKIFSDLVESQSFSKAAKLNGITQSAVSQQLRAMEKHFNALIVDRSQKQFHLTREGAKLYESSKELLHLYEKLMSELQEMKKVISGTIHISTIYSIGLHELPPYVKEFLQEFPDVNVRVEYRRANLVYEDILHNAVDFGLVAYPQKMRQLETIPFQEDQLVVICSPSSPLAKQKSVDLKELENHKFIGFDQDIPTRKATDQLFRDNKLDIDPVMEFDNIETVKRAVEIDAGIALVPSTTVLQEVKQGLLASVSLRGKKVTRPLAIVHRKGRVLTPAMKKFVKLLTTKDLIHKHVD
- a CDS encoding histidine kinase dimerization/phospho-acceptor domain-containing protein, whose protein sequence is MNLSDNEENSFRSLVHDLNGQIFLIRGHCEILKRTQDESQTEKSIQQIQQGTDRLESIVRDLRENLGFPKAP
- a CDS encoding putative manganese-dependent inorganic diphosphatase, which produces MIPTYIIGHKNPDADAICSAIAYASYKEATGEKGYVAARCGNSNARIDAILKRFNQPLPLFIGDVTPRVHDIMRRKIFRIDDKATCAEALEIIDEHDIRSLPVIDEAGMLAGQVSIFSLGEFFIPKPKEPRKMRHVYTSIGNIICALKAEVLNVVDPEQVEDLYVRVGAMDIRSFGVFTESEGVSFKESIVVVGDRYDIQQKAIQSGARLVVITGGLEVDKEVVEFATDRGVSLIVSEADSATTSWIIRTATLVAPMIDREVPTFSADEKVLTVKRKIATLSAPIFCVVDEKKKLIGLFSKTDLLKPVPTRLVLVDHNELGQAVNGAGDVNIVEVIDHHRLANPATAQPIYFRNEIIGSTSSIIASMFRAANITPSPEIAGVMMAGLVSDTLNLQSPTSTPKDAELLPWLSEISGVSVEEMCDIVFNSGSIILTSSPDRVIETDCKQYEQGGIKYSVSQIEELGYENFWKHHDAIQAALESYLESQGLDFSCLLVTDINQQNSLLVTAGDSEIIASINFTHIEHHRTIFDLPSIVSRKKQLIPYISSLLDSMGVEAV
- a CDS encoding YggS family pyridoxal phosphate-dependent enzyme codes for the protein MITYEQFYENHQRVLERVLAACARAERDPATVKVLPVTKTHPIDAALYAGRAGYTAVGENRVQEAVDKMTTDAGVQWELIGHLQSNKAKLAAEKFHRVQSVDSAKLAKKLATAASEQGRVLPILLQVNAGDDPAKFGLGCEETPAVLELVLGLESLQVDGLMTIAPLSDDPDVARKCFERLRDLRDQLEARFGVNLPELSMGMSGDLEAAVASGSTMLRVGSAFFGAR
- a CDS encoding type II secretion system protein, which gives rise to MTLSRKEISRKGFTLVELLTVIAIIGILAAILIPAVGSVRTKADQAKSSSNMRQIALGFNNFATSGGRTKSIADGTFSPPTTKNAANSPKAFAEVLAYNVDLSDASLWFLASDEDVAAMDTVPGFIGVRTDTGGFTRNETWGSIGDNDPSYSVAVALSPNAPTSTTPLIWTKGLDSSGKWSNTSPWTGEGGHIAFMDGHVTFYTNISDTENQLVSGSASETPGTPTSDISQAIKTTSNSKPYPAPGGGGS